The Schaalia dentiphila ATCC 17982 sequence GTCACTGCACGCCTCCCGCGTAACGGGCGTCGGCCTCGTCGATGGCCTCGACGCGCACGACGTCCTCAATAATCGGGTTGGACAGGACCTCTTCGGCTGCCTTGCGGGCCTGGTCCAGGAGCTCGTCGGTGACGGGACCGTCCACGCTCAGGTGGAAGCACTTACCCTGGCGCACGGCCTCAAAGCTCGTGATTCCGAGCCTGGGCAGCGCCGAACCGACAGCCTTA is a genomic window containing:
- a CDS encoding phosphoribosylformylglycinamidine synthase subunit PurS, giving the protein MGRIIVEVMPKPEILDPQGKAVGSALPRLGITSFEAVRQGKCFHLSVDGPVTDELLDQARKAAEEVLSNPIIEDVVRVEAIDEADARYAGGVQ